One segment of Balaenoptera ricei isolate mBalRic1 chromosome 8, mBalRic1.hap2, whole genome shotgun sequence DNA contains the following:
- the USP28 gene encoding ubiquitin carboxyl-terminal hydrolase 28 isoform X8, whose amino-acid sequence MVQLFYGTFLTEGIHEGKPFCNNETFGQYPLQVNGYRNLDECLEGAMVEGDIELLPSDHSVKYGQERWFTKLPPVLTFELSRFEFNQSLGQPEKIHNKLEFPQIIYMDRYMYRSKELVRSKRECIRKLKEEIKVLQQKLERYVKYGSGPARFPLPDMLKYVIEFASTKPASENSASQSDARMTLPLSSAHCPASDLISKESTSKESTSQDAESTFSSEDSLHKSKMANQPLTPSRSSMEMPSHPAPRTVTDEEINFVKTCLQRWRSEIEQDIQDLKNCIASTTQTIEQMYCDPLLRQVPYRLHAVLVHEGQANAGHYWAYIYNQPRQVWLKYNDISVTESSWEELERDSYGGLRNVSAYCLMYINDKLPHFSTEAAPSELDQMSGEVEALSVELKHYIQEDNWRFEQEVEEWEEEQSCKIPQMESSTSSASQDFSPSQESSVASSHGARCLSSEHAVIVKEQTAQAIANTARAYEKSGVEAALSELEEAEPQKPVSPETDLAEQPEQPAQARDAASAAQPSAEASEVGVPGVGRVLVRSGADGYDEEVMLSPAMQGVILAIAKARQTFDRDGSEAGLIKAFHEEYSRLYQLAKETPTSHSDPRLQHVLVYFFQNEAPKRVVERTLLEQFADKNLSYDERSISIMKVAQAKLKEIGPDDMNMEEYKKWHEDYSLFRKVSVYLLTGLELYQKGKYQEALSYLVYAYQSNAALLMKGPRRGVKESVIALYRRKCLLELNAKAASLFETNDEHSVTEGINVMNELIIPCIHLIINNDISKDDLDAIEIMRNHWCSYLGQDIAENLQLCLGEFLPRLLDPSAEIIVLKEPPTIRPNSPYDLCSRFAAVMESIQGVSTVTVK is encoded by the exons ATGGTGCAGCTATTCTACGGTACTTTCCTCACTGAAGGGATTCATGAAG GGAAGCCCTTTTGTAACAATGAGACCTTCGGCCAGTATCCCCTTCAGGTAAATGGTTATCGCAACTTAGACGAATGTTTGGAAGGGGCCATGGTGGAGGGTGACATTGAGCTGCTTCCTTCCGATCATTCAGTGAAATACGGACAAGAG CGTTGGTTTACAAAACTACCTCCAGTGTTGACCTTTGAACTCTCAAGATTTGAGTTCAATCAGTCCCTTGGTCAGCCAGAGAAAATTCACAATAAGCTGGAATTTCCTCAGATCATTTATATGGACAG GTACATGTACAGGAGCAAAGAGCTTGTTCGAAGTAAGAGAGAGTGTATTCGAAAgttgaaagaggaaataaaagttcTGCAGCAAAAACTGGAAAG GTATGTGAAGTACGGCTCGGGCCCGGCTCGGTTCCCACTCCCGGACATGTTGAAATATGTTATTGAGTTTGCTAGTACAAAACCTGCCTCAGAAAACTCTGCATCTCAAAGTGATGCACGCATGACGTTACCACTTTCCTCTGCGCACTGCCCGGCTTCTGACCTGATATCCAAGGAAAG TACAAGTAAAGAGAGCACGTCTCAAGATGCTGAAAGTACCTTTTCTTCTGAAGATTCTCTACACAAGTCTAAGATGGCGAATCAGCCACTTACACCTTCCCGATCTTCCATGGAAATGCCCTCACACCCAGCACCTCGAACGGTCACAGATGAGGAGATAAACTTTGTTAAGACCTGCCTTCAGAGGTGGAGGAGCGAGATTGAACAAGATATACAAG atttaaaGAACTGTATTGCAAGCACCACCCAGACTATTGAGCAGATGTACTGTGATCCTCTCCTCCGTCAG GTGCCTTATCGTTTGCATGCGGTTCTTGTTCATGAAGGACAAGCAAATGCAGGACACTACTGGGCCTATATCTATAATCAGCCCCGACAAGTCTGGCTCAAGTACAACGACATCTCCGTTACCGAGTCTTCCTGGGAAGAACTTGAAAGAGATTCCTATGGGGGCCTGAGAAATGTTAGTGCTTACTGCCTGATGTACATTAACGACAAGCTACCCCACTTCAGTACAG AGGCGGCCCCGAGTGAATTAGATCAGATGTCAGGAGAAGTGGAAGCCCTCTCTGTTGAACTTAAGCATTACATTCAGGAAGATAACTGGAGGTTTGAGCAGGAAGTAGAGGAGTGGGAAGAAGAGCAGTCTTGCAAAATCCCCCAAATGGAGTCTTCCACCAGCTCAGCATCACAGGATTTCTCTCCATCACAAG AATCTTCGGTCGCCTCTTCCCACGGGGCTCGCTGCCTGTCCTCCGAGCATGCCGTGATCGTGAAGGAGCAGACCGCCCAGGCTATTGCAAACACGGCGCGCGCCTACGAGAAGAGTGGCGTGGAAGCAGCGTTGAGCGAG CTTGAggaagctgaaccccagaagccCGTGTCCCCGGAAACAGACCTTGCAGAGCAACCCGAGCAGCCCGCGCAGGCTCGTGACGCAGCGTCTGCCGCCCAGCCTAGTGCTGAGGCCTCTGAAGTCGGGGTTCCCGGTGTGGGGAGGGTTCTGGTTAGATCTGGTGCAGATGGATATGATGAGGAG GTGATGCTGAGCCCTGCCATGCAAGGGGTCATCCTGGCCATAGCTAAAGCCCGTCAGACCTTTGACCGAGATGGGTCTGAAGCAGGGCTTATTAAG GCATTCCATGAAGAGTACTCCAGGCTCTATCAGCTCGCCAAGGAGACCCCCACCTCTCACAGTGATCCTCGACTTCAGCATGTGCTTGTCTACTTCTTCCAGAATGAAGCGCCTAAAAGGGTAGTAGAGCGGACCCTTCTGGAACAATTTGCAGACAAAAATCTTAGCTATGATGAAAG GTCAATCAGTATTATGAAGGTGGCTCAAGCGAAATTGAAGGAGATTGGTCCAGATGACATGAATATGGAGGAGTACAAG AAGTGGCATGAAGATTACAGTTTGTTTCGAAAGGTGTCTGTGTATCTCCTGACAGGCCTGGAGCTCTATCAGAAAGGAAA GTACCAAGAGGCGCTTTCCTACCTGGTGTACGCCTACCAGAGCAATGCCGCTCTGCTGATGAAGGGTCCCCGGCGGGGCGTGAAAGAGTCGGTGATCGCCTTATACCGAAGAAAATGCCTTCTG GAGCTGAATGCCAAAGCGGCTTCTCTCTTTGAAACAAATGATGAGCACTCTGTAACAGAGGGTATTAATGTGATGAATGAGTTGATCATTCCCTGCATTCACCTTATCATTAATAACGACATCTCCAAGGATGACTTGGATGCCATTGAGATCATGAGAAACCACTGGTGCTCTTACCTTGGGCAAGATATTGCAG AAAATCTGCAGCTGTGCTTAGGGGAGTTTCTACCCAGACTTCTAGATCCTTCTGCAGAAATCATTGTCTTAAAGGAGCCTCCAACTATTCGACCCAATTCGCCCTATGACCTTTGTAGCAGGTTTGCAGCTGTCATGGAGTCAATTCAAGGAGTGTCAACTGTGACAGTGAAATAA